A single region of the Gemmatimonadaceae bacterium genome encodes:
- a CDS encoding DUF4173 domain-containing protein has protein sequence MATTVTADHDTTRDLAEERPRLARRILVEALSLGFLADVAMRTAPGGLGWTLWVAALALAALNVARHRGLRITSEQVTWLTVAVLCAAAFSWRDAEALRVANVLGTLVAIAMFAMAAAGAPAATILVARLRDVMVGGVYTVRDLVVGAPLLVTRDAQLGALPAVRGGASWPALRAVLVTAPIAFVFALLLSRADPVFASLFRLPQVDLARIMPHVVVSGAFAWWSAGWLRGALLGVSRRPALPARLPMQLGMTEVTASLGVVIALFAIFVTLQLRWLFAGADVVLATTGLTVAEYARRGFFELVAVSALVLPLILGTRALTEDRAVVQRHRSLSTALLALVAAIMASALLRMSLYVGYFGLSEDRLYATAIMVWLAMVCGALALTVLRGRPRTFAALTALSGFVTLGTLNVLNPEVLIARVNLARDTDARTVDLPYLSHLSGDAMPTLVKALQVAEPSEEACIAATTMRTRWMVEQGDPSWNIGAWRGRTAVIGRLRPADVVRLCGGASDRPSAAH, from the coding sequence ATGGCCACCACCGTCACCGCCGATCACGACACCACCCGAGACCTCGCCGAAGAACGCCCCCGACTCGCACGGCGCATCCTGGTCGAGGCGCTCTCGCTCGGTTTCCTCGCCGACGTCGCCATGCGCACCGCGCCCGGCGGGCTCGGATGGACGCTCTGGGTCGCGGCACTCGCCCTCGCCGCGCTCAACGTCGCTCGCCATCGCGGGCTCCGCATCACCAGCGAACAGGTCACCTGGCTCACGGTCGCCGTCCTCTGCGCGGCCGCCTTCTCCTGGCGCGATGCGGAGGCGCTGCGCGTCGCCAACGTCCTCGGCACGTTGGTCGCCATCGCCATGTTCGCCATGGCCGCGGCCGGTGCGCCGGCCGCGACGATCCTCGTCGCACGCCTGCGCGACGTCATGGTCGGCGGCGTCTATACGGTCCGCGATCTCGTGGTCGGCGCGCCGCTGCTCGTGACGCGCGACGCGCAGTTGGGAGCGCTCCCCGCGGTTCGCGGCGGCGCCTCCTGGCCGGCGCTTCGGGCGGTGCTGGTCACGGCACCGATCGCCTTCGTCTTCGCGCTCCTCCTGTCTCGTGCCGACCCGGTCTTCGCCTCGCTCTTTCGCCTTCCGCAGGTCGACCTCGCGCGGATCATGCCGCACGTCGTGGTCTCGGGTGCCTTTGCCTGGTGGTCGGCTGGATGGTTGCGCGGTGCGCTGCTCGGCGTCTCGCGCCGCCCCGCGCTGCCGGCGCGCCTCCCGATGCAGCTGGGCATGACCGAGGTCACCGCGTCGTTAGGCGTGGTGATCGCACTGTTCGCCATCTTCGTCACGTTGCAGCTGCGGTGGCTCTTTGCCGGCGCCGATGTGGTCCTCGCCACCACGGGACTTACGGTCGCCGAATATGCGCGTCGCGGCTTCTTCGAACTCGTCGCCGTCTCGGCGCTCGTCCTCCCGCTCATCCTGGGGACGCGCGCCCTCACCGAGGACCGCGCGGTCGTACAGCGCCACCGCTCGCTCTCGACGGCGCTCCTTGCGCTCGTGGCGGCGATCATGGCCTCGGCGCTGCTGCGCATGTCGCTCTACGTCGGCTACTTCGGCCTCTCCGAGGACCGGTTGTACGCGACGGCGATCATGGTGTGGCTGGCGATGGTGTGCGGGGCGTTGGCGCTCACCGTGCTGCGCGGCCGTCCGCGCACCTTCGCCGCGCTCACCGCGCTTTCGGGGTTCGTCACGCTGGGCACCCTCAACGTGCTCAACCCCGAGGTGCTGATCGCGCGCGTGAACCTCGCGCGGGACACCGACGCGCGCACCGTCGACCTTCCCTACCTCTCGCACCTCAGCGGCGACGCCATGCCCACGCTGGTGAAGGCGTTGCAGGTGGCGGAGCCGTCGGAGGAGGCGTGCATCGCCGCGACCACCATGCGCACGCGCTGGATGGTCGAGCAGGGCGACCCGTCGTGGAACATCGGGGCCTGGCGGGGGCGCACCGCGGTGATCGGCCGTCTGCGCCCCGCCGACGTGGTGCGCCTCTGCGGCGGCGCTAGCGACCGCCCGTCAGCTGCTCACTGA
- a CDS encoding amidohydrolase family protein, protein MRLLAAGGMTPHEVLRVATINGARALGLEGALGSLEPGKLADVVILDRNPLADIRNSASVRWVMQNGTLYDAATLATVWPAARPAPSMWWRVGGIGGEARQAAPVPYDLVIRGGTVVDGTGAARYRADVAVAGTEIVKVAPAIAPNGARTIDARALVVAPGFIDNHAHMVTLEQHPLAENFVRQGITTIMASLHSQEQPWPMDAYVGRVHMAPNVGLFAGHTWIRKRVMGLADRPPTPGELAHMQALVDSTMRGGAFGLATGLEYVPATYATTDELVALASVAASYGGGYVTHMRDEGVQLLASVDEAIAIGKRAGLRVLINHHKVTGAAQFGRTRESLAHIDAAVRAGQRVAHDLYPYTAFSTYSDIMFPPWVLADGASAFAARVADATTRARLVAEMIPRFTEQAGRGPESIQFREVPGDTTLQGKTLAEYLRGRGEPVTVAGAVDALIRLQLAGGFIGIFHGMDEGDVERVMRHPLSMFESDGDLTARGLGVPHPRSIGSFPRVLGRYVRERRVLTLEGAVHKMTAQAADWWGVADRGRIAPGMRADLVLLDPKTVGDAGSYTDPHHDPTGIHAVVVNGVIVLQDGVMTGATPGEFLRRR, encoded by the coding sequence ATGCGCCTCCTGGCGGCCGGCGGGATGACACCGCACGAGGTGCTGCGTGTGGCAACGATCAACGGCGCGCGCGCGCTGGGGCTGGAGGGTGCCCTGGGGTCGCTCGAACCGGGAAAGCTCGCCGACGTGGTGATCCTCGACCGCAACCCGCTCGCCGACATCCGCAACAGCGCCTCGGTGCGCTGGGTGATGCAGAACGGGACGCTGTACGACGCGGCAACGCTGGCCACGGTCTGGCCCGCGGCACGCCCGGCACCGTCCATGTGGTGGCGTGTGGGGGGCATCGGGGGGGAGGCTCGTCAGGCAGCGCCGGTCCCGTACGACCTCGTCATTCGCGGCGGGACGGTGGTCGATGGCACGGGTGCGGCGCGCTACCGCGCCGACGTGGCGGTCGCCGGGACTGAGATCGTGAAGGTGGCACCAGCGATCGCGCCCAACGGGGCGCGCACGATCGACGCGCGTGCTCTGGTGGTGGCGCCTGGCTTCATCGACAACCACGCGCACATGGTCACCCTCGAGCAGCACCCCCTGGCCGAGAACTTCGTGCGGCAGGGGATTACGACGATCATGGCGTCGCTGCACTCGCAGGAGCAGCCCTGGCCCATGGACGCGTACGTGGGGCGCGTGCACATGGCGCCTAACGTGGGCCTGTTCGCGGGACACACCTGGATTCGCAAGCGCGTGATGGGACTGGCGGACCGGCCCCCCACGCCTGGCGAGCTGGCGCACATGCAGGCGCTCGTCGACTCCACGATGCGGGGCGGGGCCTTCGGGCTGGCGACGGGGCTCGAGTACGTCCCGGCCACCTACGCCACGACCGACGAGCTGGTGGCGCTGGCCAGTGTCGCGGCGTCGTACGGCGGCGGCTACGTGACGCACATGCGTGACGAGGGGGTGCAGCTGCTCGCATCGGTGGACGAGGCGATCGCGATCGGGAAGCGCGCCGGCCTGCGCGTCCTCATCAACCATCACAAGGTGACGGGAGCGGCGCAGTTTGGCCGGACGCGCGAATCACTCGCGCACATCGACGCCGCCGTGCGCGCCGGACAGCGCGTGGCGCACGACCTCTATCCGTACACCGCCTTCAGCACCTACTCCGACATCATGTTCCCGCCCTGGGTGCTGGCCGACGGCGCGTCGGCGTTCGCCGCGCGGGTGGCCGATGCCACGACGCGCGCACGGCTCGTGGCCGAGATGATCCCGCGCTTCACCGAGCAGGCGGGGCGCGGCCCGGAGAGCATCCAGTTCCGCGAGGTGCCGGGCGATACCACGCTGCAGGGAAAGACGCTCGCCGAGTACCTGCGGGGGCGTGGCGAGCCAGTCACCGTCGCCGGGGCCGTGGATGCGCTCATCCGGTTGCAACTGGCGGGAGGGTTCATCGGGATCTTCCACGGCATGGACGAGGGAGACGTGGAGCGCGTGATGCGCCACCCGCTGTCGATGTTCGAGAGCGACGGCGACCTCACGGCGCGCGGCCTCGGCGTTCCGCACCCGCGCAGCATCGGATCGTTCCCGCGCGTGCTGGGGCGCTACGTGCGCGAGCGGCGCGTCCTCACCCTCGAGGGGGCGGTGCACAAGATGACGGCGCAGGCGGCCGACTGGTGGGGGGTGGCGGATCGCGGGCGCATTGCCCCGGGGATGCGGGCGGACCTGGTGCTCCTCGACCCGAAAACGGTCGGCGATGCCGGGTCGTACACCGATCCGCACCATGACCCCACGGGGATCCACGCGGTGGTGGTGAATGGCGTGATCGTGCTGCAGGATGGAGTGATGACGGGAGCGACCCCCGGGGAGTTCCTGCGTCGGCGGTGA
- a CDS encoding sulfatase-like hydrolase/transferase → MRLRPPPLPPLPPLLSLATLLVPLVAVTPLGAQRASRQPQRPNIVLIFPDNLGWGEVGAYGSVRGVPTPHIDSIAAQGARLDNFNVEFSCTVSRAALMTGRYAIRTGATQGAGFTLWEVTIAEALKGLGYATALFGKWHLGGTDWVRGRTPVDQGFDEWYGIPNTSNEAQWMQAPELRPAPNDSSFIWEQKTGEAPRRVSIFDTQTRRLVDREAARRGVAFIEKNARAGKPFFLYYPMTQIHFPTLAHPDFAGKTGAGDIGDSMADVDFNVGLITGALHRLGLDRNTLLFWCTDNGAEGRRPWRGTSGPWRGFYNTVMEGGVRTPCVVRWVGRIPRGQTLDGIIHELDLFPTIAAAVGGAIVPTDRPFDGINQLAYLTRQQPRSARESVLMFTGNQVRAVKWHDWKFHYAFQPEPRVTEPPLMRLFNLRSDPREETDIKDVNPWAIARFDSLVGIFDESVQRFPNVPIGARDPYQPPARK, encoded by the coding sequence ATGCGCCTGCGCCCACCGCCGCTGCCGCCGCTGCCGCCGCTGCTGTCGCTCGCCACCTTGCTCGTCCCGCTCGTGGCGGTCACCCCCCTCGGTGCCCAGCGCGCCAGCCGGCAGCCGCAACGCCCCAACATCGTCCTCATCTTTCCCGACAACCTGGGGTGGGGCGAGGTCGGGGCCTACGGGAGCGTGCGCGGTGTCCCCACCCCGCATATCGACAGCATCGCCGCGCAGGGAGCTCGCCTCGACAACTTCAACGTGGAGTTCTCCTGCACCGTCTCGCGCGCCGCGCTCATGACGGGACGGTATGCGATTCGCACCGGCGCCACCCAGGGCGCCGGCTTCACGCTCTGGGAAGTCACGATCGCCGAGGCGCTCAAGGGACTCGGCTACGCCACCGCACTCTTCGGCAAGTGGCACCTGGGTGGGACCGACTGGGTACGCGGACGCACACCGGTCGACCAGGGCTTCGACGAATGGTACGGGATCCCCAATACCTCCAACGAAGCGCAGTGGATGCAGGCCCCCGAACTGCGCCCCGCGCCCAACGACTCGTCGTTCATCTGGGAGCAGAAGACGGGCGAGGCGCCGCGCCGCGTCTCGATCTTCGACACGCAGACCAGGCGCCTGGTCGATCGTGAGGCAGCGCGGCGCGGCGTTGCCTTCATCGAGAAGAACGCGCGCGCCGGGAAGCCGTTCTTCCTGTATTACCCCATGACGCAGATCCACTTCCCCACCCTGGCGCATCCCGACTTCGCGGGGAAGACCGGGGCCGGCGACATCGGCGACTCGATGGCCGACGTCGACTTCAACGTGGGGCTCATCACTGGCGCACTTCACCGCCTGGGGCTGGATCGCAACACGCTCCTCTTCTGGTGCACCGACAACGGCGCCGAGGGGCGGCGCCCGTGGCGCGGGACCTCGGGGCCATGGCGCGGCTTCTACAACACGGTGATGGAAGGCGGCGTGCGCACGCCATGCGTGGTGCGCTGGGTGGGGCGCATCCCGCGTGGACAAACGCTGGATGGCATCATCCACGAACTCGACCTCTTTCCGACCATCGCCGCCGCGGTGGGCGGCGCCATCGTCCCCACCGACCGCCCGTTCGATGGCATCAACCAGCTGGCGTACCTCACGCGACAGCAACCGCGCTCCGCGCGCGAGTCGGTCCTCATGTTCACCGGCAACCAGGTGCGCGCGGTGAAGTGGCACGACTGGAAGTTCCACTACGCCTTCCAGCCCGAGCCGCGCGTCACCGAGCCGCCGCTGATGCGCCTGTTCAATCTGCGCTCCGACCCGCGCGAGGAGACCGACATCAAGGACGTGAACCCGTGGGCCATCGCGCGCTTCGACTCGCTGGTCGGGATCTTTGACGAGAGCGTCCAGCGCTTCCCCAACGTCCCCATCGGCGCGCGCGACCCGTACCAGCCGCCAGCACGGAAGTAG
- a CDS encoding alpha/beta hydrolase — translation MLAPPHRVIVDSIDAPIGIAVRTSRAGRPPLLLLHGHPQTSAIWHRVWDRLAERFTLVAPDLRGYGASDKPAGRPDHTNYSKRTMAHDQVALMRQLGYERWSVVGHDRGGRVAHRLTADHPQCVDRLAVLDIAPTLAMYEQTDERFARTYWHWFFLIQPAPLPERLIGNDGAFYARSILAGRHAALAPFAPEALAEYERCASDPATIHGFCEDYRAAATIDLEHDRADRDTAARLTAPLLALWGAHGWVGRGYDVLAEWRRVAAKVHGAALDCGHYLPEEAPQALCDALLPFLTGEE, via the coding sequence GTGCTTGCGCCGCCTCATCGCGTCATCGTCGACAGCATCGACGCCCCCATCGGCATCGCGGTGCGCACCTCGCGGGCCGGCCGCCCCCCGCTCCTCCTCCTCCACGGCCATCCGCAGACCAGCGCCATCTGGCACCGGGTGTGGGATCGCCTGGCTGAGCGTTTCACCCTCGTCGCGCCGGACCTGCGCGGATATGGCGCGTCGGACAAGCCCGCTGGTCGCCCCGATCACACCAACTATTCAAAGCGCACCATGGCGCACGACCAGGTGGCGCTCATGCGGCAGCTGGGCTACGAACGATGGAGCGTCGTGGGGCACGACCGCGGCGGACGCGTCGCGCACCGGTTGACCGCCGATCATCCGCAGTGCGTCGACCGCCTCGCCGTGCTCGACATCGCCCCCACCCTCGCGATGTACGAGCAGACCGACGAGCGCTTCGCGCGCACATACTGGCACTGGTTCTTCCTCATCCAGCCTGCGCCGCTCCCGGAACGACTCATCGGGAACGACGGCGCCTTCTACGCGCGCAGCATCCTCGCCGGGCGCCATGCCGCTCTCGCGCCCTTTGCGCCGGAGGCGCTGGCCGAATATGAGCGCTGCGCCAGCGACCCGGCGACAATACATGGCTTCTGCGAGGACTACCGCGCCGCGGCGACGATTGACCTCGAACACGACCGCGCCGATCGCGACACCGCGGCGCGGCTCACGGCGCCGCTCCTCGCCCTGTGGGGGGCGCATGGGTGGGTGGGGCGCGGCTACGACGTGCTGGCGGAGTGGCGCCGCGTCGCCGCCAAGGTGCACGGCGCAGCGCTCGATTGCGGTCACTACCTCCCCGAGGAAGCGCCCCAGGCGCTATGCGACGCGCTGCTCCCCTTTCTCACGGGTGAGGAGTAG
- a CDS encoding DUF305 domain-containing protein codes for MCTIRSLVIATLVVVASLAGQPRSLAAQHEGHHMAEIKVPPGAAYTVADVQFMQGMIAHHAQAIHMSRMAESHKASPRLLRLAIKIDQSQVSEIRIMQEWLKSNGQVAPDTSSWRTMRMAGMLTTEQLAELDAAAGVQFDRLYLRYMIMHHEGALQMVKELLASPGAAQEVDVNVFANDVVSVQTAEIGAMRQMLSQLPAK; via the coding sequence ATGTGCACCATTCGCAGTTTAGTCATCGCAACGCTTGTCGTCGTCGCCAGCCTGGCGGGGCAACCGCGATCGCTCGCCGCCCAGCACGAGGGGCATCACATGGCGGAGATCAAGGTCCCGCCCGGCGCCGCGTACACGGTGGCCGACGTGCAATTCATGCAGGGGATGATTGCGCATCACGCGCAGGCGATCCACATGTCGCGCATGGCCGAGTCGCACAAGGCGAGCCCGCGCTTGTTGCGGCTGGCGATCAAGATCGACCAGTCGCAGGTGTCGGAGATTCGGATCATGCAGGAGTGGCTCAAGTCCAACGGGCAGGTGGCGCCCGACACGTCGTCGTGGCGCACGATGCGGATGGCGGGGATGCTGACCACGGAGCAGCTCGCGGAGCTGGACGCGGCCGCGGGGGTGCAGTTCGACCGCCTGTACCTGCGCTACATGATCATGCACCACGAAGGGGCGCTGCAGATGGTGAAGGAGCTGCTGGCCAGCCCGGGGGCGGCGCAGGAAGTCGACGTGAACGTCTTTGCCAATGACGTGGTGAGCGTGCAGACGGCCGAGATCGGGGCGATGCGGCAGATGCTGTCGCAGCTCCCCGCGAAGTGA
- the katG gene encoding catalase/peroxidase HPI — MEGHNGSSTGKCPVMHGAHTTAGGRSNRDWWPKQLNLSMLHQNGPLGDPMGAGYDYAAEFQKLDLDAVVKDLHALMTDSQDWWPADFGHYGPLFIRMAWHSAGTYRTADGRGGASTGTQRFAPLNSWPDNGNLDKARRLLWPIKQKYGKSLSWADLFILAGNAALESMGLKPFGFAGGRADVWEPEQDIYWGAEAEWLGDKRYSGERQLENPLAAVQMGLIYVNPEGPNGKPDPLASARDIRETFKRMAMNDEETVALTAGGHTFGKMHGAGDPSLVGPEPEGAPIEAMGLGWINALGTGKGEYTTTSGLEGAWTPTPTTWDNGYFDTLFGWEWECVKSPAGAWIWEPTDKENARTVPDAHVAGKKVLPAMCIADIAMRMDPEYEKISRRFHAHREQFADAFARAWFKLTHRDMGPRSRYLGKLVPSEVLIWQDPIPDVDHPLIDARDVATLKGKLLASGLSVAELVSTAWASASTFRGSDKRGGANGARIRLTPQVGWEVNQPDQLEHALRIFETIQREFNASVGGGKKVSLADLIVLGGCAAVEAAAKKAGVDVQVPFTPGRMDATQDQTDVESFDLLEPIADGFRNYQRQAYSVTAEELLVDKAQLLTLTAPEMTVLVGGLRVLGANHAGAAHGVFTTTPGTLTNDFFVNVLDMRTAWKPLSEGLGLYEGRDRTTGEVKWTATRVDLIFGSNSQLRALAEVYAGNDAKEKFVGDFVRAWAKVMDLDRFAVKR, encoded by the coding sequence ATGGAAGGACACAACGGCAGCAGCACCGGCAAGTGCCCGGTCATGCACGGTGCCCACACGACGGCTGGCGGCCGTTCCAATCGCGACTGGTGGCCCAAACAGCTCAACCTCTCGATGCTGCACCAGAACGGCCCCCTGGGCGATCCCATGGGCGCCGGTTACGACTACGCCGCCGAGTTCCAGAAGCTCGATCTCGACGCCGTGGTGAAGGATCTCCACGCGCTGATGACCGATTCGCAGGACTGGTGGCCCGCCGACTTCGGCCACTACGGTCCGCTCTTCATCCGCATGGCGTGGCACTCCGCCGGGACGTATCGCACGGCCGACGGGCGCGGCGGCGCCAGCACCGGCACGCAACGTTTTGCCCCGCTCAACTCCTGGCCCGATAACGGGAACCTGGACAAGGCGCGCCGCCTCCTCTGGCCCATCAAGCAGAAGTACGGCAAGTCACTCTCCTGGGCCGACCTCTTCATCCTCGCCGGCAACGCCGCCCTCGAGTCGATGGGGCTCAAGCCCTTCGGCTTCGCCGGTGGGAGAGCCGACGTGTGGGAGCCGGAGCAGGACATCTACTGGGGCGCGGAAGCCGAATGGTTAGGCGACAAGCGCTACTCCGGCGAGCGCCAGTTGGAGAACCCGCTCGCCGCCGTGCAGATGGGGCTCATCTACGTGAATCCGGAAGGGCCTAACGGGAAGCCCGATCCCCTCGCCTCGGCGCGCGACATCCGCGAGACGTTCAAGCGCATGGCGATGAACGACGAGGAGACCGTCGCACTCACCGCCGGCGGCCACACATTCGGCAAGATGCACGGCGCGGGCGATCCATCGCTCGTGGGCCCCGAGCCCGAAGGCGCCCCCATCGAGGCGATGGGACTCGGCTGGATCAACGCACTCGGCACGGGCAAGGGTGAGTACACCACCACCTCCGGGCTCGAGGGGGCGTGGACGCCGACGCCGACCACGTGGGACAACGGCTACTTCGACACGCTGTTCGGCTGGGAGTGGGAGTGCGTCAAGTCGCCGGCCGGCGCGTGGATCTGGGAACCGACCGACAAGGAGAATGCGCGCACCGTTCCCGATGCGCACGTCGCGGGGAAGAAGGTCCTTCCCGCCATGTGCATCGCCGATATCGCGATGCGCATGGACCCGGAGTACGAGAAGATCTCGCGCCGCTTCCATGCGCACCGGGAGCAGTTCGCTGATGCGTTTGCGCGGGCGTGGTTCAAGCTCACGCATCGCGACATGGGACCGCGTTCGCGCTACCTCGGCAAGCTCGTCCCGTCGGAGGTGCTCATCTGGCAGGATCCCATCCCCGACGTCGATCATCCGTTGATCGATGCACGCGACGTCGCCACGCTCAAGGGCAAGCTCCTCGCCTCGGGGCTTTCCGTCGCGGAGCTCGTCTCCACCGCATGGGCATCGGCGTCGACCTTCCGCGGTTCGGACAAGCGCGGCGGTGCCAACGGGGCGCGCATCCGCCTAACGCCGCAGGTTGGCTGGGAGGTCAACCAGCCCGACCAGCTCGAGCATGCCCTGAGGATCTTCGAGACCATCCAGCGGGAGTTCAACGCGAGCGTGGGCGGGGGGAAGAAGGTCTCGCTCGCCGACCTCATCGTCCTCGGCGGCTGCGCGGCCGTCGAGGCGGCGGCGAAGAAGGCGGGCGTCGACGTCCAGGTCCCCTTCACCCCGGGGCGCATGGACGCCACGCAGGACCAGACCGACGTGGAGTCGTTCGACCTGCTGGAGCCCATCGCCGACGGTTTCCGCAACTACCAGCGGCAGGCCTACAGCGTCACAGCAGAGGAACTGCTCGTCGACAAGGCGCAGCTCCTCACCCTCACCGCGCCGGAGATGACCGTCCTCGTCGGCGGGTTGCGCGTGCTGGGTGCCAACCACGCCGGCGCGGCGCACGGCGTCTTCACCACCACGCCGGGAACGCTCACCAACGACTTCTTCGTCAACGTCCTCGACATGAGGACGGCGTGGAAGCCGCTCAGCGAGGGGCTCGGCCTTTACGAGGGTCGCGACCGCACCACCGGCGAGGTGAAGTGGACGGCGACGCGCGTGGACCTGATCTTCGGCTCCAACTCGCAGCTGCGGGCGCTGGCCGAGGTGTACGCCGGCAATGATGCGAAGGAGAAGTTCGTCGGCGACTTTGTGCGTGCGTGGGCGAAGGTGATGGACCTGGATCGGTTCGCGGTGAAGCGGTAG
- a CDS encoding ankyrin repeat domain-containing protein yields the protein MQRMLRVSHDDVVAVGICGLIRESAVETLRERLDERPELATMRIVDMHGVARSLLHVVADWPGHLARGGALVELLAAAGADVNAAVTHPTDTMAAETPLHWAASSGDVAVLEALLDAGADLEAPGAILTGGTAMSDAVVFAQRRSARALLARGARTTLWQAAYLALLDRVRAACEGNDPPSARDCTNALWHACRGGAREVVEYLVTRGADVNWLGHDHKTPLDAAYDADDPALIDWLRAHGARRAADL from the coding sequence ATGCAGCGAATGTTGCGGGTATCTCACGATGACGTGGTCGCGGTCGGCATCTGCGGCCTGATTCGGGAAAGCGCGGTGGAGACGCTACGTGAGCGGCTCGACGAGCGCCCGGAACTGGCAACGATGCGCATTGTGGATATGCATGGCGTGGCGCGATCGCTCCTGCACGTGGTGGCCGACTGGCCCGGGCATCTCGCGCGCGGTGGAGCGTTGGTGGAATTGCTGGCCGCTGCCGGCGCCGACGTGAACGCGGCGGTCACGCATCCGACGGACACCATGGCTGCCGAGACGCCGCTGCATTGGGCCGCTAGCAGCGGCGATGTTGCCGTACTCGAGGCGCTCCTCGATGCAGGCGCCGACCTCGAGGCGCCGGGGGCGATCCTGACGGGCGGCACGGCGATGTCGGACGCGGTCGTTTTCGCGCAGCGGCGATCGGCCCGTGCGTTGCTCGCACGCGGGGCGCGCACCACGCTGTGGCAGGCCGCCTACCTCGCGCTGCTCGATCGCGTGCGCGCGGCTTGCGAGGGCAACGATCCGCCATCGGCGCGCGACTGCACCAACGCGCTGTGGCATGCCTGTCGCGGCGGCGCACGGGAAGTCGTGGAGTACCTGGTGACGCGCGGAGCCGACGTGAACTGGCTCGGACATGATCACAAGACGCCGCTCGACGCGGCGTACGATGCCGATGATCCGGCGCTCATCGACTGGTTGCGCGCGCACGGGGCGCGCCGCGCAGCGGATTTGTAG